Proteins encoded in a region of the Triplophysa dalaica isolate WHDGS20190420 chromosome 10, ASM1584641v1, whole genome shotgun sequence genome:
- the LOC130429443 gene encoding olfactory receptor class A-like protein 1, with product MDLCVTIKGISFLLQAGLGILGNVMVLLAYVHIALTDPNLQPVDMILCHLAFADLVLLLTRGIPQTMTVFGLQNLLDDAGCKVVIYTYRIARALSVCITCMLSVFQAVTVAPASGPYLSRLKAMLPELVFPTFVALWLINIAVCIAAPFFSVAPRNGTVPPFTLNLGFCHVDFRDNLSYVINGIAVSVRDFAFVGVMLGSSVYILVLLHRHSRKVRGIRRVQGGTMETRAAKTVVMLVVLYAVFFGLDNVIWIYMLTVAQVPPVVADMRVFFSSCYASLSPFLIISSNKKVKARMVCAASDQAVDNRDSNVKN from the coding sequence ATGGACTTATGCGTCACCATCAAAGGCATCTCCTTCCTCTTGCAGGCAGGACTGGGCATCCTTGGCAACGTCATGGTCCTGCTGGCATATGTCCACATCGCACTGACCGATCCCAACCTGCAGCCCGTGGACATGATTCTGTGCCACCTGGCCTTCGCCGACCTGGTCCTGCTGCTGACCCGTGGCATCCCGCAGACCATGACCGTGTTCGGCCTGCAAAATCTGCTCGACGACGCCGGGTGCAAGGTGGTCATCTACACGTACCGCATCGCCAGAGCCCTGTCGGTCTGCATCACCTGCATGCTGAGCGTGTTCCAGGCGGTGACCGTGGCGCCTGCGTCCGGACCGTACCTGTCTAGGTTAAAGGCCATGCTGCCGGAGCTGGTCTTCCCCACCTTTGTGGCACTGTGGTTGATAAACATAGCCGTCTGCATAGCCGCCCCGTTCTTCTCTGTGGCCCCTCGTAATGGTACCGTCCCCCCGTTTACACTCAATCTGGGCTTCTGCCACGTCGACTTCCGCGATAACTTGTCCTACGTCATTAACGGCATTGCCGTTTCGGTGCGAGACTTCGCTTTCGTTGGTGTGATGCTGGGCTCCAGTGTCTACATCCTGGTCCTCTTGCACCGCCACAGCAGGAAGGTGAGAGGCATCCGAAGGGTACAGGGCGGCACCATGGAAACGCGGGCGGCCAAGACGGTGGTGATGTTGGTGGTTCtgtatgcagttttttttggcCTGGACAACGTGATCTGGATCTACATGTTGACTGTGGCTCAGGTGCCTCCCGTGGTGGCTGATATGAGAGTGTTCTTCTCCTCGTGTTATGCGTCTCTCAGCCCGTTCCTCATCATCTCCTCTAATAAGAAGGTCAAAGCGAGGATGGTGTGTGCAGCCTCGGATCAAGCAGTGGACAACAGGGACTCGAATGTTAAAAACTGA
- the LOC130429444 gene encoding olfactory receptor class A-like protein 1, whose protein sequence is MNSDTLTRGMLFLSLTAMGVLGNGVVICTFLSAMYREGRLLPADAIVMHLASTNLMVVGVRCLLEVLATFDIYNAFNDVGCKAVIFIYRTSRSLSIWLTFVLSAYQCLSVAPPGSCWADTRLLVGQYLGSIFLALWVINTSMSIAPLLFAAGAKNDSKLIQNGINVEFCFLSFPSKISRDANGGVQVGRDVVPIVLMVSASLIILAFLYRHRRQMKGLRSGGPITGGRQGPSAERRAAVTVVTLVMLYVLFYGVDNGLWVYTLTVQQTLSSSLISDLRIFFSSLYAAVSPVIIIASNKKVNKQLMCRN, encoded by the coding sequence ATGAACTCAGACACCTTGACGCGTGGGATGCTGTTCCTGTCGCTCACGGCGATGGGCGTTCTGGGCAACGGCGTGGTCATCTGCACTTTCCTCTCGGCGATGTATCGTGAGGGTCGTCTCTTACCCGCCGACGCCATCGTGATGCACCTGGCGTCCACCAACCTCATGGTGGTGGGCGTGCGCTGCCTGCTGGAGGTTCTCGCTACGTTCGACATCTACAACGCGTTTAACGACGTTGGCTGCAAAGCCGTGATCTTCATCTATCGCACTTCCAGATCTTTGTCCATCTGGTTGACGTTCGTGCTGAGCGCCTACCAGTGCCTGAGTGTTGCTCCGCCCGGCTCCTGCTGGGCCGACACCCGGCTTCTGGTGGGCCAATACCTGGGTTCCATTTTCCTGGCGTTGTGGGTGATCAACACCTCCATGAGCATCGCTCCCCTCCTGTTCGCCGCAGGTGCCAAGAACGACTCCAAACTCATACAGAACGGAATCAATGTGGAGTTTTGTTTCCTGAGCTTCCCGTCCAAGATCTCTCGAGACGCCAACGGCGGCGTGCAGGTCGGGAGAGACGTGGTGCCCATAGTGTTAATGGTTTCAGCCAGCCTCATCATTCTGGCCTTCTTGTATCGACACAGGCGGCAGATGAAGGGTTTACGGAGCGGTGGGCCAATCACAGGTGGCAGACAGGGCCCGTCTGCAGAACGCCGGGCAGCAGTCACTGTGGTCACCTTGGTAATGCtgtatgtgttgttttatgGGGTGGATAATGGGCTGTGGGTGTACACGCTGACAGTTCAGCAGACTCTGAGTTCATCGCTGATCTCAGATCTGAGGATTTTCTTTTCGTCTCTGTACGCCGCCGTCAGTCCCGTCATCATCATCGCCTCCAACAAGAAAGTGAACAAACAGCTGATGTGCAGGAACTGA